In one Juglans regia cultivar Chandler chromosome 11, Walnut 2.0, whole genome shotgun sequence genomic region, the following are encoded:
- the LOC118349909 gene encoding protein FAR1-RELATED SEQUENCE 5-like, with product MSVLSKDSGGEFNVGCIGKDVENYLGSKRRKIFEEGDAQRLYSYFLDRQLKEPGFVFSMQVDKDGSMGSCFWADARSRAAYQYFGDVVTFDATYLTNIYKMPFASFSGVNHHHQTIMFGCALLVNETGESYTWLLRTWQEAMLGRAPSTIITDDDKAMAKAIVEVLPNTTHRLCLWHILQKFPEHLAHVYNKFPDFQKDFRHCIHETITTDEFEQEWALIMVKYDLGENTWLQNLYSRRDKWVPAYLRSTFCAGMSTTQRSESMNKFFKDYVRSSTMVSDFVHQYEKAIDARYFKEKEKDVRTKSTRVIMKTPFKIEEEAAIVYTRKSFTIFQDELFNSLRYQARKLYVSGEAKTYGVTAHGKETPIYHVTLEGDEGHATCTCHKWEFMGILCRHILCVFGKKAKLNILPEHYVLDRWTINAKSRPIPDIPCSDDQVWQVQDEATMRKSKSMIQLYDIVELASQSAKKHNHFTLALEKVHKELLAMEDHVECSQTMPINECIPSRSQVISNFSQTVQDPPRVPTKGRPKSLRAKNPKETQTTKKRRCSICKNEGHAKNNCPSVRLRCRVWESLQILVYQQRCKNGEEKLFFGFGYKWEERN from the exons ATGTCGGTGTTGAGTAAAGATTCAGGTGGTGAATTTAATGTTGGTTGTATTGGCAAGGATGTAGAAAATTACTTGGGAAGCAAAAGGaggaaaatatttgaagaaGGGGATGCACAAAGGTTATATTCATACTTTCTTGATCGACAACTCAAAGAACCTGGGTTTGTTTTCTCCATGCAAGTTGACAAGGATGGGAGTATGGGAAGCTGTTTTTGGGCTGATGCGAGATCAAGAGctgcatatcaatattttggggatgttgttACATTTGATGCCACTTACCTTaccaatatttataaaatgccaTTTGCGTCATTTTCTGGAGTTAATCATCATCACCAGACCATAATGTTCGGTTGTGCTTTGTTGGTTAATGAAACGGGAGAATCATATACATGGTTATTGAGAACATGGCAAGAAGCAATGCTTGGGCGTGCCCCATCAACGATAATTACCGATGATGACAAGGCGATGGCTAAGGCAATTGTAGAGGTACTCCCGAATACAACTCATAGGTTGTGCTTGTggcacattttacaaaaatttcccGAACACTTGGCCCATGTATACAACAAGTTTCCGGACTTTCAGAAAGATTTTcgtcattgcatacatgagaCAATTACTACTGATGAGTTCGAGCAAGAATGGGCTTTGATTATGGTGAAGTATGACTTAGGAGAAAATACTTGGCTGCAAAATCTGTACAGCCGACGGGATAAGTGGGTACCAGCCTACTTGCGTTCGACATTTTGTGCTGGTATGTCAACAACTCAGAGGAGTGAGAGCatgaacaaatttttcaaagattatgtTCGTTCAAGCACTATGGTTAGTGACTTTGTGCATCAGTATGAGAAAGCTATAGATGCACGTtactttaaagagaaagagaaggatgtGCGGACAAAATCTACGCGGGTGATAATGAAGACACCTTTTAAAATTGAAGAGGAGGCGGCGATTGTTTATACAAGAAAGTCTTTCACGATCTTTCAAGATGAGCTGTTCAATAGTCTACGGTACCAAGCAAGAAAATTGTATGTGAGTGGTGAGGCCAAGACATATGGAGTGACAGCTCATGGTAAAGAAACACCTATTTATCACGTGACTTTGGAGGGTGATGAAGGACATGCTACATGTACATGCCATAAGTGGGAGTTTATGGGGATTCTTTGTAGACACATATTATGTGTTTTTGGCAAGAAAGCGAAGTTAAATATATTGCCAGAACATTATGTTCTAGACAGATGGACTATTAATGCTAAGAGTCGACCCATTCCCGACATACCATGTTCTGATGACCAAGTGTGGCAAGTACAAGATGAGGCTACGATGAGAAAAAGCAAGTCAATGATACAACTTTATGACATTGTTGAACTTGCATCACAATCAGCTAAAAAACACAATCACTTTACACTTGCTTTGGAAAAGGTTCACAAAGAGTTACTTGCAATGGAAGATCATGTAGAATGTTCACAAACGATGCCCATCAATGAATGTATACCATCTAGAAGTCAAGTTATATCAAACTTCTCACAAACGGTGCAGGATCCTCCACGGGTGCCTACAAAAGGGCGCCCAAAGTCTTTGAGAGCGAAGAACCCAAAGGAAacacaaacaacaaagaaaagacgTTGTAGCATTTGCAAGAATGAGGGACATGCTAAAAATAATTGTCCTTCAGTGAG ATTGCGTTGTAGAGTTTGGGAGAGTTTGCAAATCTTGGTGTACCAGCAACGATGTAAGAATGGCGAGGAGAAGctgttttttggttttggttataAGTGGGAGGAG AGAAATTGA